One Setaria viridis chromosome 5, Setaria_viridis_v4.0, whole genome shotgun sequence genomic region harbors:
- the LOC117855676 gene encoding glutaredoxin-C1 gives MDRVTRLAAQRAVVIFSTSSCCMCHTVTQLFRELGVNATVVELDEDPRGNEMEKALARLLGRSTGVPAVFIGGRLVGSTDKVMSLHLSGNLVPLLRNAGALWV, from the coding sequence ATGGACCGTGTGACAAGGCTGGCAGCTCAGCGTGCGGTGGTGATCTTCAGCACGAGCTCCTGCTGCATGTGCCACACAGTGACGCAGCTCTTCCGTGAGCTCGGGGTGAACGCAACGGTGGTGGAGTTGGACGAGGACCCGCGGGGAAACGAGATGGAGAAGGCGCTGGCGAGGCTGCTGGGCCGCAGCACCGGTGTGCCAGCAGTGTTCATCGGCGGCAGGCTCGTCGGCTCCACAGACAAGGTCATGTCGCTCCACCTAAGCGGCAACCTCGTCCCTCTTCTGCGCAATGCGGGGGCACTCTGGGTGTAG